One genomic region from Streptomyces sp. NBC_00457 encodes:
- a CDS encoding YhgE/Pip domain-containing protein, translating to MRSPRLAALELRRFGRGKLPRAALVALLLLPLLYGALYLWSFWDPYGRLDRIPVALVNDDKGATADGKKLTAGEDITEGLRDSKVFDWREVSADEARAGVEDGTYYLSLTMPADFSARIASSAGESPETGALQVRTNDANNYIVGQISRTVFGEVRQAASTKASRSFLDKIFISFSDIHGQTVKAANGADKLKGGIGKAEKGSKDLAAGLKDAKDGSGKLSKGLTKLTKGAGDLEDGSQQVAAGTQTLADKVNGVDAKIGPFLKGNEKTIGDTARLVADSSGVIRNHLGALVKAAPVASKGAHAGAETLDDIHKRRCEDAVLPDAACADLKKAEQAATDVAKIADDLNTLIADQDGDLKKLDKNLATLQKQAQALADRAPHLSEDLDDAVTKINDLNKGAAKVAAGAKKLHSGLGTSKTGATDLDEGVGELRTGADDLSGGMYKLVDGSGKLAGGLHDGAEQIPDYGTRDRDRRTQVMADPVRLVSEDLHKAPNYGTGFAPYFIPLSLWVGAMVAYMLITPMNRRALAAGASDWRIALAGWLPVVAIGVLQTVALVAVLHWAVGLEMARAAGTVGFLFLVAACFAAIVQWLNARFGAAGRILVLAFLMLQLTSAGGTYPVQTSPGFFNAIHPFLPMSYVVEALRRLITGGGLEPVWHACVVLTAFTAGALALTALSARRRQVWTLDRLHPELTL from the coding sequence ATGCGCTCGCCACGACTGGCCGCGCTTGAACTGCGGCGGTTCGGCAGGGGGAAGTTGCCGCGCGCGGCGCTGGTCGCGCTCCTGCTGCTGCCGCTGCTGTACGGCGCGCTGTACCTGTGGTCGTTCTGGGATCCGTACGGCCGTCTGGACCGGATCCCGGTGGCGCTCGTGAACGACGACAAGGGGGCGACGGCCGACGGCAAGAAGCTCACCGCGGGCGAGGACATCACGGAGGGGCTGCGCGACAGCAAGGTCTTCGACTGGCGCGAGGTGAGTGCCGACGAGGCCCGGGCGGGGGTCGAGGACGGCACGTACTACCTGTCGTTGACCATGCCCGCCGACTTCAGTGCCCGTATCGCCTCCAGTGCGGGCGAGTCGCCCGAGACGGGCGCGCTTCAAGTGCGCACGAACGACGCGAACAACTACATCGTCGGGCAGATCTCGCGGACGGTGTTCGGCGAGGTGCGCCAGGCCGCGTCCACGAAGGCGTCGCGGTCCTTCCTCGACAAGATCTTCATCTCGTTCTCCGACATCCACGGGCAGACAGTCAAGGCGGCGAACGGGGCCGACAAACTCAAGGGCGGCATCGGCAAGGCGGAGAAGGGCTCCAAGGACCTCGCGGCGGGTCTGAAGGACGCCAAGGACGGCAGCGGCAAGCTCTCCAAGGGCCTCACGAAACTCACCAAGGGCGCGGGCGACCTGGAGGACGGCTCGCAGCAGGTCGCGGCGGGCACGCAGACACTCGCCGACAAGGTCAACGGGGTCGACGCCAAGATCGGGCCCTTCCTGAAGGGCAACGAGAAGACCATCGGTGACACCGCCCGGCTGGTCGCCGACTCGTCCGGCGTGATCCGCAACCACCTCGGCGCCCTGGTGAAGGCCGCGCCGGTCGCCTCCAAGGGTGCCCACGCGGGCGCCGAGACGCTGGACGACATCCACAAGAGGCGCTGCGAGGACGCCGTGCTGCCCGACGCCGCCTGCGCCGACCTGAAGAAGGCCGAGCAGGCCGCGACCGACGTGGCGAAGATCGCCGACGACCTCAACACGCTGATCGCCGACCAGGACGGCGACCTGAAGAAGCTCGACAAGAACCTCGCCACGCTCCAGAAGCAGGCCCAGGCACTCGCCGACCGCGCACCGCACCTCTCCGAGGATCTCGACGACGCCGTCACCAAGATCAACGATCTCAACAAGGGCGCCGCTAAGGTCGCCGCGGGTGCCAAGAAGCTGCACTCGGGGCTCGGGACCTCCAAGACCGGCGCGACCGATCTGGACGAGGGCGTCGGGGAGCTCAGGACCGGCGCGGACGACCTCAGCGGCGGCATGTACAAGCTCGTCGACGGCTCGGGGAAGCTCGCGGGCGGGCTGCACGACGGCGCCGAGCAGATCCCCGACTACGGCACGCGGGACCGCGACCGGCGCACCCAGGTGATGGCGGACCCGGTCCGGCTCGTCTCCGAGGACCTGCACAAGGCGCCCAACTACGGCACCGGTTTCGCCCCGTACTTCATCCCGCTGTCCCTGTGGGTGGGCGCGATGGTGGCCTACATGCTGATCACGCCGATGAACCGGCGTGCGCTCGCCGCCGGTGCCTCGGACTGGCGGATCGCGCTGGCCGGCTGGCTGCCGGTGGTGGCGATCGGGGTGCTCCAGACCGTCGCCCTGGTCGCGGTGCTGCACTGGGCGGTCGGACTGGAGATGGCGCGGGCGGCCGGGACGGTGGGCTTCCTGTTCCTGGTGGCGGCCTGCTTCGCGGCGATCGTGCAGTGGCTGAACGCCCGCTTCGGAGCGGCGGGCCGGATTCTCGTCCTCGCGTTCCTGATGCTCCAGTTGACGTCCGCGGGCGGCACGTACCCCGTGCAGACCAGTCCGGGCTTCTTCAACGCGATCCACCCGTTCCTGCCGATGAGTTACGTCGTCGAGGCCCTCAGGAGGCTCATCACGGGCGGCGGACTGGAACCGGTGTGGCACGCGTGCGTGGTGCTCACCGCCTTCACCGCGGGCGCCCTCGCCCTGACCGCCCTGTCGGCCCGCCGCCGCCAGGTGTGGACGCTGGACCGGCTGCACCCGGAGCTGACCCTGTGA
- a CDS encoding transglutaminase TgpA family protein, which yields MSGRARLALCAWAATLMSACALLPLVDPATWLLQAAFLLAIQTGVGAATRRVPLARPLTVAVQVLVTLMLLTLAFVREQALVGLIPGPDAFQQFGVLLQQGADDINRYSIPAPLNPGIRLMLVGGVLIIGLAVDVLAVTFRAAAPAGLPLLALYSVAAGLSDGGADWLWFLLAAAGYLTLLLAEGRDRLSQWGRVFGGAPRSPGMESGGAVAPIRTGRRIGVVALGLALVVPLALPAMNGGLLDGAGTGVGSGNGGGGTISAVNPLVSLRDSLNVDEDRQVLSLRTVPEDASDLYLRIVSLDDFDGTTWKPSRRDIGPVPDEFPTPPGLDPDVRRSVVQSRITAADWYAQDWLPMPYPPSGVDIDGTWRYEPVGMTLVGDRGQSTRGQTYEVTSLDVQPTAEQLASAPEAEPPLKREYTQLPESLPAVVSETAREVTEGSDNHYEQAVKLQEYFSLTGGFQYDTQVQVGSGSAAIARFLKDKQGFCVHFSFSMAAMARSLGIPARVAVGFAPGSQQADGSVSVSLRDAHAWPELYFEGVGWTRFEPTPTRGTTPEYTQPDAPGSTLPDVSQPTQSTSAAPSTSTSASESCTPEQKKLQACPSESQAAALTSGDDGPRWYVVLAWILGGLAAVAIPLAPMLWRLRIRSVRLGAHGRSEAGTALHTLSVWQELTDTAWDFGISPEESQTPRKAAARIVRLGQLDPTAAASVHRVADAVEQVLYAPHPRPTAGLADDVRRVIGTLRSTVGRGTKLRTLFVPRSAVRVVWAASAWWSGLTARVAAARPTLRKPSGQQS from the coding sequence ATGAGCGGACGGGCACGACTGGCGCTGTGCGCCTGGGCGGCCACGCTGATGTCGGCGTGCGCCCTGCTGCCGCTGGTCGACCCGGCGACCTGGCTGCTGCAGGCGGCCTTCCTGCTGGCGATCCAGACAGGGGTGGGCGCGGCGACCCGGCGAGTGCCACTGGCCCGGCCGCTGACCGTGGCCGTGCAGGTGCTGGTCACGCTGATGCTGCTGACCCTCGCCTTCGTCCGGGAGCAGGCCCTCGTCGGCCTGATCCCCGGGCCGGACGCCTTCCAGCAGTTCGGCGTGCTGCTGCAGCAGGGCGCGGACGACATCAACCGCTACTCGATCCCGGCACCGCTGAACCCCGGCATCCGGCTGATGCTGGTCGGCGGCGTCCTGATCATCGGGCTGGCCGTGGACGTCCTCGCGGTGACGTTCCGCGCCGCGGCCCCGGCCGGACTGCCGCTGCTCGCGCTGTACTCGGTCGCCGCGGGGCTGTCCGACGGCGGCGCCGACTGGCTGTGGTTCTTGCTCGCCGCCGCGGGCTACCTGACGCTGCTCCTCGCCGAGGGACGTGACCGGCTCTCCCAGTGGGGCCGGGTCTTCGGCGGAGCCCCGCGCAGCCCTGGCATGGAGTCCGGGGGCGCGGTGGCGCCGATCCGCACCGGCAGACGTATCGGCGTGGTCGCGCTCGGCCTCGCCCTGGTGGTGCCGCTGGCCCTGCCCGCGATGAACGGCGGCCTGCTGGACGGCGCCGGGACGGGCGTGGGCTCCGGCAACGGAGGCGGTGGCACGATCTCCGCGGTCAACCCGCTGGTCTCCCTGCGCGACAGTCTGAACGTGGACGAGGACCGCCAGGTCCTGTCCCTGCGTACCGTCCCGGAGGACGCCTCGGACCTGTATCTGCGGATCGTGTCCCTGGACGACTTCGACGGCACGACGTGGAAGCCGTCCCGGCGCGATATCGGCCCCGTGCCCGACGAGTTCCCGACACCGCCGGGCCTCGATCCCGATGTCCGGCGCTCGGTGGTCCAGAGCCGCATCACGGCGGCCGACTGGTACGCCCAGGACTGGCTGCCGATGCCGTACCCGCCGAGCGGCGTCGACATCGACGGCACCTGGCGGTACGAACCCGTGGGCATGACCCTGGTCGGCGACCGCGGCCAGAGCACCCGCGGCCAGACGTACGAGGTGACGAGCCTCGACGTGCAGCCGACGGCGGAACAGCTGGCCTCGGCCCCGGAGGCCGAACCGCCTCTGAAGCGCGAGTACACCCAGCTGCCCGAGTCGCTGCCCGCGGTGGTGTCCGAGACCGCCCGCGAGGTCACCGAGGGTTCGGACAACCACTACGAGCAGGCGGTCAAGCTGCAGGAGTACTTCTCGCTGACCGGCGGCTTCCAGTACGACACCCAGGTCCAGGTCGGCAGCGGCTCCGCGGCGATCGCCCGCTTCCTCAAGGACAAGCAGGGCTTCTGCGTCCACTTCTCCTTCTCGATGGCGGCGATGGCCCGCAGCCTGGGCATACCCGCCCGGGTGGCGGTGGGCTTCGCGCCCGGTTCACAGCAGGCGGACGGTTCGGTGTCGGTGTCGCTGAGGGACGCGCACGCCTGGCCCGAGCTGTACTTCGAGGGCGTGGGCTGGACCCGCTTCGAGCCGACGCCGACGCGGGGTACGACGCCGGAGTACACGCAGCCGGACGCCCCCGGCAGCACGCTTCCGGACGTGTCACAGCCGACCCAGTCCACGAGCGCCGCGCCGTCCACGTCGACCTCGGCGAGCGAGTCCTGCACGCCGGAGCAGAAGAAGCTGCAGGCCTGCCCGAGCGAGTCCCAGGCGGCGGCACTGACCAGTGGCGACGACGGCCCGAGATGGTACGTCGTCCTGGCCTGGATCCTCGGCGGGCTCGCGGCGGTGGCGATCCCGTTGGCACCGATGCTGTGGCGGCTGCGCATCCGGTCCGTACGGCTGGGGGCGCACGGCCGCAGCGAGGCCGGCACGGCGCTGCACACCCTGTCGGTCTGGCAGGAACTGACGGACACCGCCTGGGACTTCGGCATCTCGCCGGAAGAGTCGCAGACTCCGCGCAAGGCGGCGGCCCGTATCGTCCGGCTCGGTCAGCTCGATCCCACAGCCGCGGCCTCGGTGCACCGGGTGGCGGACGCGGTGGAGCAGGTGCTCTACGCCCCGCACCCGCGCCCGACGGCGGGCCTCGCGGACGATGTCCGCCGGGTGATCGGCACCCTGCGGAGCACGGTCGGCCGCGGCACCAAGCTGCGCACGCTGTTCGTTCCGCGGTCGGCCGTACGGGTGGTGTGGGCGGCGTCGGCCTGGTGGTCCGGCCTCACGGCACGCGTGGCGGCCGCACGGCCGACCCTGCGCAAACCGTCGGGGCAGCAGAGCTGA
- a CDS encoding DUF3040 domain-containing protein: MPLSEHEQRMLEQMERALYAEDPKFATALEGSGLRTYTRRRVYQAVAGFLVGIALLMAGMVAKQVWLSVVGFLVMLGCAVLAVTGWRKAPKPGEQPAAGAQPASRQGRQRRSMMDRIEQRWQRRRDEQGGGH, from the coding sequence GTGCCGCTCTCGGAGCACGAGCAGCGAATGCTCGAGCAGATGGAGCGAGCGCTGTACGCCGAAGATCCCAAGTTCGCGACAGCGCTTGAGGGAAGCGGGCTGCGCACGTATACCCGGCGACGGGTCTACCAGGCGGTCGCGGGCTTCCTCGTAGGTATCGCGCTCCTCATGGCAGGAATGGTCGCCAAGCAGGTCTGGCTCAGCGTGGTGGGCTTCCTCGTCATGCTGGGTTGTGCGGTACTCGCCGTGACCGGCTGGCGCAAGGCTCCCAAGCCGGGTGAGCAGCCCGCCGCGGGTGCCCAGCCCGCGAGCCGTCAGGGACGGCAGCGGCGCTCCATGATGGACCGTATCGAACAGCGTTGGCAGCGCCGCCGGGATGAACAGGGCGGCGGCCATTAG
- a CDS encoding ATP-binding cassette domain-containing protein produces the protein MGGLAVMARDFGLEGPRGWAFRGVSFEAEPGSLVAVEGPSGSGRTCLLLALTGRMKATEGVAGVGELGLPKRMAAVRRVSALAHVPGVTDLDPALTVGEHLRERALLQRRFGDSLRALTQPRAARIAEARLRIDAALAAVGLDREALPKGARTAVRDLDRLEALRLSLALALIGRPRLLGVDDVDLKLSDAEREEVWGLLRSLAASGTTVVAVCSQAPEDVLMVTTREEGEADALATTGRA, from the coding sequence ATGGGCGGACTCGCTGTCATGGCCCGGGACTTCGGCCTCGAGGGGCCCCGCGGCTGGGCTTTCCGCGGGGTCTCCTTCGAGGCGGAGCCCGGCTCGCTCGTCGCGGTCGAGGGACCGTCCGGGTCCGGGCGCACCTGCCTGCTGCTCGCACTCACCGGACGGATGAAGGCCACGGAAGGGGTGGCCGGGGTCGGCGAGTTGGGGCTGCCGAAGCGGATGGCGGCGGTACGCCGGGTCAGCGCGCTGGCGCACGTCCCCGGTGTCACCGACCTCGACCCGGCCCTGACCGTCGGGGAGCACCTGCGCGAACGGGCGCTGCTGCAGCGCCGGTTCGGTGACTCGCTGCGTGCTCTGACCCAACCCCGGGCGGCTCGGATCGCCGAGGCCCGGCTGCGGATCGACGCCGCCCTGGCCGCCGTAGGACTGGACCGGGAGGCCCTGCCCAAGGGCGCCCGGACGGCCGTACGCGATCTGGACCGGCTGGAGGCGCTGCGGCTGTCCCTGGCCCTTGCCCTCATCGGGCGCCCGCGGCTGCTCGGCGTCGACGACGTCGATCTCAAGCTGTCGGACGCCGAGCGGGAGGAAGTCTGGGGGCTGCTGCGGTCCCTCGCCGCGTCGGGGACGACGGTGGTGGCGGTGTGCAGTCAGGCCCCGGAAGACGTGCTCATGGTGACCACACGCGAGGAGGGGGAAGCCGATGCGCTCGCCACGACTGGCCGCGCTTGA
- a CDS encoding methyltransferase: MSDPMRPPVSHRPESTPLRSDPSRPRGSLRTAVVWEVLQDALDRRVKATGRQVLDVLDTGGGSGNFAVPVARLGHRVTVVDPSPNALFALERRAAEAGVADRVQGVQGDVHGLFDVVERGGYDVVLCHGVLEYVDDPAEGVRNAVAALRPDGVLSLLAAGLGGAVLARALAGHFKEARQALDDPDGRWGAGDPMPRRFTVNQLTDLVEAAGLSVGAVHGVRVFADLVPGALVDTEPGALDALLRLEAAAAELPAFHSVATQLHVLGETRGALEA; this comes from the coding sequence GTGTCGGACCCGATGCGCCCGCCCGTCTCCCACCGCCCCGAATCGACGCCGCTGCGCTCCGACCCCTCTCGCCCCCGTGGCTCGCTCCGTACCGCGGTGGTCTGGGAGGTCCTCCAGGACGCCCTTGACCGCCGGGTGAAGGCCACGGGCCGTCAGGTGCTGGACGTCCTCGACACCGGCGGCGGCAGCGGCAATTTCGCGGTGCCCGTGGCACGCCTCGGCCACCGTGTCACCGTCGTCGACCCCAGCCCGAACGCGCTGTTCGCCCTGGAGCGCCGCGCCGCCGAAGCCGGCGTCGCCGACCGTGTGCAGGGCGTCCAGGGCGACGTCCACGGCCTCTTCGACGTGGTCGAGCGGGGCGGCTACGACGTCGTGCTGTGCCACGGAGTCCTGGAGTACGTGGACGACCCGGCCGAGGGCGTCCGCAACGCCGTGGCCGCCCTGCGCCCCGACGGCGTCCTGAGCCTGCTCGCCGCCGGCCTCGGCGGCGCCGTGCTCGCGCGGGCGCTCGCCGGGCACTTCAAGGAAGCCCGACAGGCCCTCGACGACCCCGACGGCCGCTGGGGCGCCGGCGACCCCATGCCGCGCCGCTTCACTGTGAACCAGCTCACCGATCTGGTCGAGGCCGCGGGCCTGAGCGTGGGCGCCGTGCACGGCGTACGCGTCTTCGCCGACCTCGTCCCCGGCGCGCTCGTGGACACCGAGCCCGGTGCCCTGGACGCGCTGCTCAGGCTGGAGGCGGCCGCCGCCGAGCTCCCGGCGTTCCACTCCGTGGCCACGCAGCTTCATGTGCTCGGTGAGACCCGGGGTGCGCTCGAGGCCTGA
- a CDS encoding phytoene desaturase family protein: MARIAVIGAGMGALAAAARLAVAGHRVAVYERTETYGGAVRRVERDGFAFDTGPGTLPLPAVYRDLFLKTGKEPLEACVELTQVDPTARHVFADGTEVSLPNASRAGVVAALDEALGAGAGARWGDFLVRAREAWDRTRRPLLEEPLWPNWSVLAEREPYPAVPHKRLLRTRRAGTLAEIAAWELRDSRLTALLESHALAYGLDPRVAPASAAVLPYLEHAFGTWYVRGGVRELARAVYERCLARRVEFHFGAEVTGVVEKDGRAAGVELADGSVAEADTVVGNGPWRVADLMRGHALYPPEAIEPHPEGMAPGRIVVCLALRGARETGAAHRTVVHTPDREGELDLFGLGEPPARPTVRIDRPDDPALRPDDAHEAVVLTTTVPSLTHHDWTAPGAADAFADRMVTEAERAIPGLRERTLWREVRTPEHTRQETGAEGGGVPAPALAAAEGTMLHPANSTAIPGLFTVGGWSHPGGGLPHAGMSGALVAGLIVEGPDFRGSQ, encoded by the coding sequence ATGGCACGAATTGCGGTGATCGGCGCCGGGATGGGCGCGCTGGCGGCTGCCGCCCGGCTGGCCGTCGCGGGCCACCGGGTGGCGGTGTACGAGCGGACGGAGACGTACGGCGGTGCGGTGCGCCGCGTCGAGCGCGACGGGTTCGCCTTCGACACCGGCCCCGGGACACTGCCGCTGCCCGCGGTCTACCGCGATCTGTTCCTCAAGACCGGCAAGGAGCCGCTGGAGGCGTGCGTCGAGCTGACCCAGGTCGACCCGACGGCACGGCATGTCTTCGCGGACGGCACCGAGGTGTCCCTGCCGAACGCCTCGCGCGCGGGCGTCGTCGCCGCGTTGGACGAGGCGCTGGGCGCCGGCGCGGGCGCCCGCTGGGGCGACTTCCTGGTCCGGGCCCGCGAGGCCTGGGACCGCACGCGCCGGCCGCTCCTGGAGGAGCCCCTGTGGCCGAACTGGTCGGTGCTGGCCGAGCGCGAACCCTACCCGGCGGTCCCGCACAAGCGCCTGCTGCGCACCCGCCGGGCCGGCACGCTCGCCGAGATCGCCGCCTGGGAGCTGCGCGACTCCCGGCTCACCGCCCTTTTGGAGAGCCACGCGCTGGCATACGGCCTGGATCCGCGCGTCGCCCCGGCCAGCGCGGCCGTGCTGCCTTACCTGGAGCATGCGTTCGGCACCTGGTATGTCCGCGGCGGTGTGCGGGAGTTGGCGCGCGCCGTGTACGAGCGGTGCCTGGCCCGCAGGGTCGAGTTCCACTTCGGTGCCGAGGTCACCGGGGTCGTGGAGAAGGACGGCCGGGCGGCGGGCGTGGAGCTCGCCGACGGGAGCGTGGCGGAGGCGGACACGGTCGTCGGAAACGGCCCCTGGCGCGTGGCCGATCTGATGCGCGGGCACGCGCTGTACCCACCGGAGGCCATCGAGCCCCACCCCGAGGGCATGGCCCCCGGCCGGATCGTGGTCTGCCTGGCACTGCGCGGAGCGCGGGAGACGGGGGCCGCGCACCGCACGGTGGTGCACACCCCGGACCGGGAGGGCGAGTTGGACCTCTTCGGGCTCGGTGAGCCGCCCGCGCGGCCGACGGTCCGGATCGACCGGCCGGACGACCCGGCGCTGCGTCCCGACGACGCCCACGAAGCGGTGGTGCTCACCACCACGGTGCCGTCGCTGACGCACCACGACTGGACCGCGCCCGGCGCCGCCGACGCCTTCGCGGACCGAATGGTCACCGAGGCCGAGCGCGCGATACCGGGCCTGCGCGAGCGGACACTGTGGCGCGAGGTCCGTACGCCGGAGCACACCCGCCAGGAGACCGGCGCCGAGGGCGGTGGCGTCCCCGCACCCGCGCTGGCCGCGGCGGAAGGCACCATGCTGCACCCGGCCAACAGCACGGCGATACCCGGGCTGTTCACGGTCGGCGGTTGGTCACACCCCGGCGGAGGTCTCCCCCACGCGGGCATGTCGGGCGCACTGGTCGCCGGACTGATCGTCGAGGGACCGGACTTCCGGGGCTCTCAGTGA
- a CDS encoding TetR/AcrR family transcriptional regulator, which yields MERSSATSGVSTRREATRQKLYEAAVTLIAEQGFSATTVDEIAERAGVAKGTVYYNFASKSVLFEELLRHGVGLLTASLREAADSTAREGGSRVDALDAMIRAGLVFIDRYPAFTQLYVAELWRTNRSWQSTLMVVRQQAVAVVEDVLRAGIEGGEFSDEIDIPLTASALVGMVLVAALDWQAFQPERSLDDVHAALSRLLQGRVSGGK from the coding sequence ATGGAACGCAGCAGCGCCACGTCGGGCGTCAGTACGCGCCGCGAGGCCACCCGGCAGAAGCTCTACGAGGCGGCCGTCACGCTCATCGCCGAGCAGGGCTTCTCCGCCACCACCGTGGACGAGATCGCCGAACGCGCCGGGGTCGCGAAGGGCACGGTCTACTACAACTTCGCCAGCAAGTCGGTCCTCTTCGAGGAGTTGCTGCGGCACGGCGTGGGACTCCTCACCGCCTCCCTTCGGGAGGCGGCCGACAGCACGGCGCGGGAGGGCGGCAGCAGGGTCGACGCCCTGGACGCGATGATCCGGGCCGGGCTCGTCTTCATCGACCGCTATCCGGCGTTCACCCAGCTGTATGTGGCCGAGCTGTGGCGCACCAACCGGTCCTGGCAGTCCACCCTGATGGTGGTACGGCAGCAGGCCGTGGCGGTCGTCGAGGACGTGCTGCGGGCGGGCATCGAGGGCGGCGAGTTCAGCGACGAGATCGACATCCCGCTGACCGCGTCCGCGCTGGTCGGCATGGTCCTGGTGGCCGCGCTGGACTGGCAGGCCTTCCAGCCGGAACGGTCACTGGACGATGTGCACGCGGCGCTCTCGCGGCTGCTCCAGGGGCGCGTGAGCGGCGGGAAATAG
- a CDS encoding SAV_6107 family HEPN domain-containing protein, translating to MASYHAAAARRRRASGPAPSLTGPASDVHPVLRRATAPPAALDLLAQARAGLDEAAVLETPNERYATAHLAALRTAAAVLAARGRPEPTSRRRARIRSAWEVLPEIAPELTEWSALFASGARRRARAEAGIQGAATRRDADDLIRDVGMFLRLVERMLVLQPVLPQPRQDGDQPEEEARAESRDMPDAG from the coding sequence ATGGCCAGCTATCACGCAGCAGCCGCCCGCCGGCGCCGCGCCTCCGGCCCTGCCCCCTCACTGACCGGCCCGGCGAGCGACGTGCACCCCGTACTGCGCCGGGCCACGGCCCCGCCCGCCGCCCTCGACCTGCTCGCCCAGGCCCGTGCCGGACTGGACGAGGCCGCCGTTCTGGAAACGCCGAACGAGCGCTATGCGACCGCCCACCTCGCGGCGCTGCGCACCGCCGCAGCCGTGCTCGCCGCCCGTGGGCGCCCGGAGCCCACCTCGCGACGCCGGGCCCGCATCAGGAGCGCATGGGAAGTGCTCCCCGAAATCGCGCCCGAGCTCACCGAATGGAGCGCCCTGTTCGCCTCCGGAGCCCGGCGCCGTGCCCGGGCCGAGGCAGGCATCCAGGGCGCGGCCACCCGCCGCGACGCCGACGACCTGATACGCGACGTGGGGATGTTCCTCCGCCTGGTCGAGCGGATGCTGGTCCTCCAGCCGGTCCTCCCACAGCCACGCCAGGACGGAGACCAGCCGGAGGAGGAAGCGCGCGCCGAGTCACGGGACATGCCGGACGCGGGCTGA
- a CDS encoding SCO2102 family sporulation regulator: MGWTVLYIAFGIVALWLLGEVLLQYKARLRWRVLAFVGFLGVVLGVLLANVIVIGLGAAAFAVGQTYVTLSFRSGFAAGWAVAGRPSFGASKRRRGEPDRQEPTLEVTDLQAADGGYGPDNLKYGQGNAGYGQDDDYDRDDVFTPARAADPTAAETTSVYEPQPLPDDTGSYGIYTDTSSYPAGADPSYAAAGQTQDQYAAAAQGVDQAYAYDYSGYDQQQYGYDANGQQQYAAYSDPYIGTQTYDGSGYDANATYGGQQQYGQQGYGQDQYAGGEYGSQTPPGGVWVPQQRTDEAYGGELPQEQPYPYQGDGQQQGNGYDEQQYRF, from the coding sequence ATGGGCTGGACGGTCCTCTACATCGCGTTCGGCATCGTCGCGCTGTGGCTGCTCGGCGAGGTGCTGCTGCAGTACAAGGCACGGCTGCGCTGGCGAGTGCTCGCCTTCGTCGGCTTCCTCGGCGTCGTCCTCGGCGTGCTGCTGGCGAACGTGATCGTCATCGGCCTGGGCGCGGCTGCCTTCGCGGTCGGCCAGACCTACGTGACGCTGTCCTTCCGCAGCGGCTTCGCGGCCGGCTGGGCGGTCGCCGGCCGCCCGTCGTTCGGCGCGAGCAAGCGCCGCCGCGGTGAACCGGACCGCCAGGAGCCGACGCTGGAGGTCACCGACCTCCAAGCCGCGGACGGCGGTTACGGCCCCGACAACCTCAAGTACGGCCAGGGCAACGCCGGTTACGGCCAGGACGACGACTACGACCGCGACGACGTCTTCACCCCGGCTCGCGCCGCCGATCCCACGGCCGCCGAGACGACGTCGGTCTACGAGCCCCAGCCCCTGCCGGACGACACTGGTTCCTACGGCATATACACCGACACCTCCTCCTACCCGGCCGGCGCGGACCCGTCGTACGCGGCCGCCGGGCAGACCCAGGACCAGTACGCGGCGGCGGCCCAGGGCGTCGACCAGGCCTACGCGTACGACTACTCGGGTTACGACCAGCAGCAGTACGGCTACGACGCCAATGGCCAGCAGCAGTACGCCGCCTACTCCGACCCGTACATCGGCACCCAGACCTACGACGGCTCCGGGTACGACGCCAACGCCACCTACGGCGGCCAGCAGCAGTACGGCCAGCAGGGCTACGGCCAGGACCAGTACGCCGGCGGCGAGTACGGCTCACAGACCCCGCCCGGCGGTGTGTGGGTCCCGCAGCAGCGCACCGACGAGGCCTACGGCGGCGAACTTCCGCAGGAACAGCCGTATCCGTACCAGGGGGACGGGCAGCAGCAGGGGAACGGGTACGACGAGCAGCAGTACCGGTTCTGA